A section of the Pseudanabaena mucicola str. Chao 1806 genome encodes:
- a CDS encoding YkvA family protein produces the protein MNSEKNEFDQNYSDQSFWDKIFGFALAAGKEVIEKALWLYYAAQSPNTPVGAKAIIYTALGYFIFPLDAIPDITPVVGYADDLGALAAAVAAVAIHIDENVKGKTRQKLKDWFGD, from the coding sequence ATGAACTCAGAAAAAAATGAATTTGATCAAAACTATTCTGATCAGAGCTTCTGGGATAAAATTTTTGGCTTTGCTCTAGCAGCAGGAAAAGAAGTTATAGAGAAAGCACTTTGGCTTTACTATGCAGCGCAAAGCCCAAATACTCCTGTTGGAGCGAAAGCAATCATATACACTGCGTTAGGCTATTTTATCTTTCCTTTAGATGCTATTCCTGATATAACTCCAGTCGTTGGATATGCGGACGATCTAGGTGCGCTGGCTGCTGCCGTAGCTGCCGTAGCAATTCATATAGATGAAAATGTTAAGGGAAAAACAAGGCAAAAATTAAAAGACTGGTTTGGAGACTAA